Proteins from a genomic interval of Geodermatophilus obscurus DSM 43160:
- a CDS encoding FliH/SctL family protein translates to MPVPPQPTGERQTTVRRAADVPVPSRTSFRLGDVYAEELARLREHARQEGYAAGHAEGCAAAEAVVAEAERAAEARLAEVQARWERRMVSATAALGAAVTQLEQAALPVAEDVRDSVITIVLTLVEDVLCRELALADSPVVDAVRRALTLCPADAPTVVRLHPDDLAELPAEALAELPDTVRVVGDLSVERAGAVAETGPTRVDAQLGAALERVRAVLAP, encoded by the coding sequence GTGCCGGTCCCGCCGCAGCCGACCGGCGAGCGGCAGACGACGGTGCGCCGGGCGGCCGACGTGCCGGTGCCCAGCCGCACGTCGTTCCGGCTCGGCGACGTCTACGCCGAGGAGCTGGCCCGGCTGCGCGAGCACGCCCGCCAGGAGGGCTACGCCGCCGGCCACGCCGAGGGCTGCGCGGCCGCCGAGGCCGTGGTCGCCGAGGCGGAGCGGGCCGCCGAGGCGCGCCTGGCCGAGGTGCAGGCCCGCTGGGAGCGGCGGATGGTCTCGGCCACCGCTGCCCTCGGCGCGGCCGTCACCCAGCTCGAGCAGGCCGCCCTCCCGGTCGCCGAGGACGTCCGCGACTCGGTCATCACGATCGTGCTCACGCTCGTCGAGGACGTGCTGTGCCGCGAGCTCGCGCTCGCCGACTCCCCCGTGGTGGACGCCGTCCGCCGGGCGCTGACGCTGTGCCCGGCCGACGCGCCGACCGTCGTCCGGCTGCACCCCGACGACCTCGCCGAGCTGCCCGCCGAGGCGCTGGCCGAGCTGCCGGACACGGTGCGGGTCGTCGGCGACCTCTCCGTCGAGCGCGCCGGAGCCGTCGCCGAGACCGGTCCCACCCGCGTCGATGCCCAGCTGGGCGCGGCGCTGGAGCGGGTGCGGGCGGTGCTCGCACCGTGA